In the Arachis stenosperma cultivar V10309 chromosome 8, arast.V10309.gnm1.PFL2, whole genome shotgun sequence genome, CTGAATTTTACTATCAACAAAAATGtcttcaaataatttaaaaacgcAACAAGAATGCCcaacagtaaatatatattttcaaaaaatacctTAGAGAATGAATTTTGATATGATTCTTTTCAAAAATGATTATAAAAATGAAATATTATTATCCTTAAAATTTAGtgattttttgttaagtatatattttttataatttttttgttaacaaccaataaaactttaaaaaaatcacaaaaaatatatacttaacaaaaaatcaccaaattttaagaataataatatcttatttttctaatcatgcttACAACATATCGCATCAAAACTCATtctctaataaattttttgagaaatacatatttaatgttagataATCTTGCAAAAATTCTAACATTAAATATGCATTtctcaaaaatatatattagagattgaattttgatgcaattttttgCAAGTATGATTcgaaaaatgagatattattattcttaaaatttagtgatttttttctaagtatatatttttttgtgatttttttaaagttttattagttgttaacaaaaaattataaaaaatatatatttaacaaaaaattaccaaattttaaggataataatattttatttttataattatgtttgTAAAAAATCGTATGAAAATTCAACTTCTAAggcatattttaaaaatatatatttactgtgatttttttctaagtatatatttttttgtgatttttttaagttttattagttgttgataaaaaattataaaaaatatatatttaacaaaaaattaccaaattttaaggataataatattttatttttataatcatgtTTGTAAAAAATCGTAtgaaaattcaatctctaaagcatattttgaaaatatatatttactgttgggcatttttgttgtgtttttaaattatttgaaggCATTTTTGTGGATAGTAAAATTGTGGTGTATTTTTGTCAGCGTTTGAATAATTTGGGGGCGTTTTTGGTAGTTAACCcttttaataattatatctttaatatatttttttatattttttaaattttaataaatattaaattttgttaaGAAACTATAGCTCAAATAACATAGTCTCTTCATACTCATCTAAAAAGTTGCAGGTGCGAGTCTCTTTGTGTAAAAACACAAATACTTATAGAAAAAGTTTAGGAGCCAATAACTTTATTAAATCCTGGCCAGTATGTAACTAGCAAAACAAAAATATGTAATGctatatcattaaataaaatttcatatcattaaaaatattattaataattttatggcTACACAGCACAAAAATTACTGGCCCTAGATTCCTCGTATTTATATCTCTAATAGTTATATCTTTTTGTGTAAAAAATCCGATGAAAGTTTGTCTGTCTTATCAATAGGTGGTCTGTGATTGCATCCAATCTACCAGGAAGAACAGATAACGATATAAAGAATCATTGGCACTCCTCCCTCAAGAGGCGCTCTCATCAGAGAAACACACGTCAAAAGGTTAAGGCCACCGCCGCTGCCACCGCCCCTGCCGCTGCCATTGCCGCAGTGAACACCACCACCAACcctaataataacaataacgcTTCACTTCAATATTCTCCTCAGACCTCTTCTGACACTGTCTCTGGCCCCTTGTCCCCTCAATTATCCTCCACAATAATCGCAACCAATAATCATAACGAAAATAATTCGGACTACTTTGACGACATCgattttttgaattattataCACAGCACGCAATTGAAAATCTGTGGTCAGAGACATTTCTAGCTGAACAAATAGACAATTGTAACGGTGGTTTTGGTTCATTGGACACTACTACTACGCAGATCTCGGATTCTTCGGAATTGCTGTCTCcgcaatcatcatcattatcaagTGCAGAGAATAATGATAACTTATTTACCTTTGCAGAAACAACAGCGAAAGCTTTTGATGAAGTGTTTTGGACAGAACATTATGCTGTAGATTTGTCTTGTGTTCCAAATGAACTACTTACGCCTTCTGTGGACCCGTATGTTTGTCCTGTGGCTGTGTATGATGATTTAGATCTGTGGACTCAAAGCAATTTTACATGATGAGATTGTTATTATTAACTTCTTCTGTACAATAATTATTATTCAATGAAtgaataattataatgaaaGATAAGTAAATAAAGTAATGGCCCATATTCGAAGAATCAAAACTTGTATCTGTGACTGCGACCTTGATATTTtggtataaaaaaaatatggatTTTTGTTAAACGAATCTCTTTAAGCCACGTTATAAGGTATCTAAATAAGAAGAATATTTTTCATTTCttgttaaattttatataaatgattaaaattcaaattcaatgtCATAGTTTCTGTTTATTAAGTATTCATGTAACATTTTTAAGTAATTATATAAAGAATATCGATGTACAAACATTCTACGTTAATGCAGAATCTAAAAAATGATCACACTAAAGAAATCTAATATATACAATTCAtcttaataataattattatataagtGATCAGTGATTATTTTCACCGTTTGAATTATTGACCTTAAGTAattatatgattttaaaaagtattttttagtgactataaattatttatacatATGATCTAGAAGCCAAAAATTGTCCCATTATCTAAACACACAAATGAAAATGGCAAATGAAATCACATATATTATTGAAATGTATTGTGAAAGAGAGAAATGTGAGAAAGCGAgaatgaatttaattaattgatCACAATCACTAATGGTACATATGTATCAGCTGTCTTGAGTAGGAAGGAAGCAAGAGCAGTGAAACAGAAAACTGAAAATAACTAACTGCTTACATCATCATCACCTAACTAACTTCTAAATAGTTTACACGTGGATCATAATAAAATGCTTGAAATCCATGGAGATAGAATCAACATACAACAGGATCGGATCCGAGCCACTACTGATGATTCCAGACTTGCAGTTTGATTCCAAAGCATGCATTTATGATTATGAAAGGTGAAAAATCGAATTTCGTAAAAGGATAAAACAAACTAGATTAAACTAAAGCCAGATCAATGATCTAATAAGGGGAATTGAcgagagagagaggaaaaagAGAAGTACGTCCCAATAGTTTAGTTTAGCcaaaattgatttgattaacTACCCTAACTTAGCTTGATTGGTGTTTAGATCACAGGAAAATGAGTGTTATAGAAGAGAGGAGAGAGTATAGTGTTGCATGAGACGCAGCGAAGTTATTTTGTTTTATGGGCCGGGCCCGGCTTCATGAGAGAAATGATGTTGAGATTACACAGTGTTGGGCCTCATATGCACGTGCTTGGGTTCCCCACCCACCATTAACACCAATTTGCTTTTAACTAATTTGGAATAGTGAAGTGGTCAACTTATTAGTCAGTTTAAATAAGTGTTGGAGGCTCTCGTTTTATATATGTAATAGTTTATTGGCCAATGACAGacctttaaataaaatttagatttataacagattaattctTAATCTGTCGAGCTAGAAAATATTGATGACGAAAAATGAAAAACCCCAATCCGCTTTTTGCCTTTATGACCTTCAACTTGCCTTCGTCCAAGTCTAGCTAGGTTTCATTATTTTGTCATATTTGTATTTGCTAAAAGATTAAAAAACAACTTTATAATTGTAGTAGTCAAcggaattttttgaaaataatatacATTGAATAATTACCTATCACAATAATCATGTTGTCACTTATTAattttctcatatatatatatatatatatatcaaatgtGAGTAGATAGGTCAAATTCGAATAATCAACTTGTCGCAAATAATAAgtcaaaactaataaaataggTTGGCCCGtattttaaatgaattaaaaaaaatatcaactcAATTCGATTTGGCTCATtcaaattaatgaattaaacgGGTTAACTCGCTTgacacttttttttcttttccttttttttaaatcctacataattttaataatttcttttaCTTGATAtcatacaaataaaaaaattatcatacAGTCATATTAATAAATTGAGATATACTAAAGAGCCAATGCCTTTAATCAAAATTAGTTAACACTTTAATGAAtactttatctttatattattataatttagaGGTTAGAAACGAGGAGTTTAGAATTTAATCTTTAGTGTGTAGAGTCATTTAAGTGTTGacaaacaatacaaaaaaaacGTTGAACACTGTCGAATTTTTTgtcgaaaaaataataaaatctgaCGGTATAAATTTTATCAGTAAATATTTACTGTCAAAAATTTTTCGACCAACAATAATTATTATCGGATTATCTACtcgaaaaattatttaattaccgacggatttttccGACAATAATATTGGTATCACAATATGTTGTTTCCCGCATTATTACCGTCGGATTATTTCTTTGGTAAATTCAATGGTAATGtcaattttcttaaaaaattgtGAACTGAATGgccaattttaattttttatttaaatttaattttcacaCAATTAATGgtcaatttataaataatagaaacctattatttaaaataaataataaaatattcaaataacttaaaagtaaagtaaatcaaataaatacaatgaaaTAATAAAACGAAACACTAATCATTAAAGATTTAGGTAGTCCTCGTCGTCGTTTCCGTGGGCCTGATGAGGCGGCACAGAAGGGATGATGTCAGCGGCGCGCATCTGAGCTTGGAACACCTCTATCTGAGCCTCCATCCGCTGAAGTCGCTCTAGCAGTTCCGTCCACATCAGCCTGAGGTCATCTGTGTCCATTATGCGTGTGAGAATCTCCTGATACCTCTCCTGATAATTGTTCAGCTTCTGAACCTGCTGGTGAAGGCTGCGAGTGAGCTCCTGCACTTATAGCCTCAAATCCACACATTTTTCAGGCTCGAAGGCACGACTGGTGGTAGAGGTGGACGATGACCTCAACGTGGAGGTGCGGAGGCTGCTGATGAAGAATGACCCCAACCTGTATAC is a window encoding:
- the LOC130943859 gene encoding transcription factor MYB30-like gives rise to the protein MARTRCVDKSGMKKGAWTPEEDSKLIAYITRYGSWNWRQLPRFAGLARCGKSCRLRWLNYLRPNIKRGNYTQEEEDIIVTMHKKIGNKWSVIASNLPGRTDNDIKNHWHSSLKRRSHQRNTRQKVKATAAATAPAAAIAAVNTTTNPNNNNNASLQYSPQTSSDTVSGPLSPQLSSTIIATNNHNENNSDYFDDIDFLNYYTQHAIENLWSETFLAEQIDNCNGGFGSLDTTTTQISDSSELLSPQSSSLSSAENNDNLFTFAETTAKAFDEVFWTEHYAVDLSCVPNELLTPSVDPYVCPVAVYDDLDLWTQSNFT